CTATGTAATCCCGCTTGTCCGGGTCTTCCCCGATGGGCGCTTCCAGGAAGACGAACTTCGGCAGATGCTTCTTGATCACGGCGCACAGCTCCAGCTTCGAGAGATTTGCCTCGTCCAATCCCACATTGTAGGGTTTGCCCTTCATGACCTCGAACTGGTCGAGGGCGTGGACAAACACGCGCGCCACGTCGCGCACGTGGATGTAGTTACGCTTGAAGTGCCCCTCGAAAACAACCACCGCCCGGTCAGTCACCGCGCGATGCACGAAATCATTGACCAGCAGGTCTATACGCATGCGCGGCGACACTCCGAAGACCGTCGCCAGGCGCAAGCTGATGCTGTTTTCGCGTTGGAGAATGCTCTGCTCCGCCTGCACTTTCGTCACTCCATAAAGGGAGATGGGCCGCAGCGGAGTCTCCTCGGTGCAGAATTTGCCCTTCTCGCCCACGCCATAGCCGCTGTTGGTCACCGGCATGATGATGCGTTGCGAGCTGGAAGCCAGGCGGCAAAGCATGGCCACCGCCTCAAAGTTGATCGTCTTCGCCGCAACCGGGTCGCGGTCGCACAAAGGCGCTCCTACCAGCGCCGCCAGCGGAATAATGACGTCGGCCCCCGCCACCAACTTCTTCATCAACGCTTCGTCCCGGCAATCACCGCGCACCACCTGGAAGGTGTCGTAGTGGCAGCAGTCTCCGAGGCTGTTCTGACGGAACATGAAGCTGTCCACGACCGTAAGCTCATGCCCGAGTTCCAGCAGAGCAGGGGTTAGCACCGATCCGAGGTAGCCCGCGCCGCCTGTGATTAAGATCTTCATAGTTAAGGGAGGCAATAAGTAAAGGAAGTCAGATTTCCCTGGCAACGAGATTCGTGATTTCCTGTCCGATGGCCAGCGCCGCGGTGGCCGCCGGGCTGGGCGCGTTCAGGACGTGCAGCGCCCGCGGCCGATGCAACAGACAGAAATCCTGGACCAGGTTGCCGTCGGGGGACATCGCCTGGGCGCGCACGCCGGCGCCACCTGGCGCCAGGTCGCTCTCGCGGATTTCCGGCACCAGCTTCTGCAGCGATTCACAGAACAACCGTTTGCTGAACGACCGCCGCAGTTCCTCCCAGCTCATGCGTTTGTGCCTGGCCAGAAACCGCCACAAGCCCGGGAAGGTCAGCGCATCCCATACGTCAGCAACCTTCAAGTCGGTCTTGCGGTAGCCTTCGCGTGACAGAGCCAGCACGGCGTTGGGGCCAGCCTCTCTGCCGCCGTGAATCAGCCGCGTGAAATGAACGCCCAGAAACGGAAACTGGGGGTCCGGCACCGGGTAAATCAGGTTGCGCACCAGGTGCTGCCGTTCCGGTTTGATCCCGTAATACTCGCCCCGAAAAGGCACAATGCGGACCTCCCGCTTCTCGCCCGCAAGCATGCTCAGCCGGTCGCAATGCAGCCCGGCGCAGTTAATCACGAAGTCGGCTGGATACTCTCCCTGGGTGCTCACGATCCGCCATTCGTTGTTCCGAAGCCGCAGTGCCGTAACCTTGGCGTTCAGCACGACCGATCCACCTTTGGCCTCGATTTCCTTTTGCAGCGCTTGGCAGACCCTTGCATAGTCCACAATGCCCTCCTGGGGCACGCTTAGCGCCGCAACCCCGCCCACGTGCGGCTCGATTTGGCGCATCTGTTCGTAGTTGAGCAGACGCAGTCCTTCCAGGCCGTTTTGCATTCCCCGTTCGTGGAGGTTATGCAGCCGGGGCAGTTCGGATAGGTTCGCCGCTACGACCAACTTGCCGCAGATCTCATGTGGCACTGCGTGCTTCTGGCAAAATGCCACCATTTCCCGTATGCCGGTCACAGCCAGCCGCGCCTTCAGCGAGCCCGGCTTGTAGTACAACCCGGAATGCAGAACTCCGCTGTTGTGCCCGCTTTGGTGCGCGCAGACCTGGCTTTCTTTCTCCAGCAAGGTAATTCGCGCGGCAGGGCAGCGGAGCGGCAACTTGTGCGCCGTGGCCAGACCCACAACTCCTCCGCCGATGATAACGACACGTGTGGATGACATAAGTGCGCCAGGATGAGGTTTCAGCCGGACCGCTTCACGAAGTCCTCGTAGGCAAGGCGGATGCCAGTTTCCAAGTTGACCTGGGGCTGCCAGCCCAGCGCAAGCAAGCGCGAGCTGTCCATGAGCTTGCGCGGCGTGCCGTCCGGTTTGCTCGTGTCCCAGACGATTTCCCCCGCATAGCCAATGATCCGCTTAACGGTCTCTGTCAACGCCCGCACGCTTACTTCACTGCCGACGCCAACGTTGATGAACTGTTCTTCGCTGTAATTCTCCAGCAAGAACACGCAGGCCCGGGCCAGGTCGTCCGCATAGAGGAACTCGCGAAGCGGCGAGCCGGTGCCCCAGCAGGTGACCGTTGGAGCCGAGGCGACTTTGGCCTCATGGAACTTGCGGATGAGCGCAGGCAAGACGTGCGAGCTCTGCAAGTCGTAATTGTCATTTGGTCCGTACAAGTTGGTCGGCATGGCGCTGATGAAATCGCAGCCATACTGACGGCGATAGGCCTGACACAGCTTGATGCCCGCGATCTTGGCGATGGCGTACCACTGGTTGGTTGGTTCCAGGGGACCGGTCAACAAATATTCCTCTTTCATCGGTTGCGGCGCCAGGCGCGGGTAGATGCAGGAACTGCCCAGGAACAGCAGCTTGCGCACCCCTGCTTCGTAAGCCCCGTGGATGAGGTTGTTCTGGATTTGAAGATTCTGGTAAAGAAACCCGGCCGGCTGGCGGTCGTTGGCCAGGATACCGCCGACTTTCGCCGCCGCGTCCACGACGTATTCGGGTTTCTCCTGCGCATAGAAACTGTGAACGGCAGCGCTGTCCAGCAGGTCCAGTTCGGCATGGGCGCGGCCAATGAGGCAGGTGAAGCCGCGCCGCTGAAGTTCGCGCCAAATTGCGCTGCCTGCCAGGCCACGGTGGCCGGCTACATAAATCCGGGCGTTTCGGGCTATTTCCATCGGCTAAGCAATAAGACAATACGCCATGGGAAACAAGCAGTGACTCGGGCAATCCGCTCATGGCACAGGGGCAACGATGGGGTCCGATGGGGTCTTGCCAAACGTGACTGCATGCTGCATTCTAGCTCCCGATATGAAAAATCGCATTGGGATTATCGTTTTGATTCTGGTTTTGGTGTGCGTCGGGCTTGGGATTGCGTTGATCGCCATCAAGAAACAGGCAACGGAGCAGCAGCGCGAATTGACCGACAAGAACGGCGCACTGTCGAATAGTTTGGTGCAGGCCCACGATGAGCTCGATCGGACAAGGCAAGCCAATGCCCTGCTCGAAAGCGATCGGGAGCAACGCAGGAAGGAATTCGAGGCGCTGACGAACAATTATACGCGGGTCCTCGGCAGTCTAGCCCAGGTTTCCAACAGCCTTGTTAATACTGAGGTTGCGCTCAAGACCAGCCAGGAGGAAACTGCCAAGCGTGATGCCAAGATCGCGGACCTGGAGGCGCAGAATCAAGCCCTCGACAAGCAGGCTGTTGACCTGAGCACCGCCATCACGAATCTGACTCAGCAGATTGAGGAGACCAGGCGCAAGCTGGCGACTTCGGAGGGCGAGAAGGGTTTTCTGGAGAAAGAACTGAAACGACTTATGGCTGAAAAGTCGGAGCTGGAACGGCAGTTCAACGACTTGACCGTGCTGCGCGCACAAGTCTCGAAATTGAAGGAAGAGCTTTCGGTTGCCCGCAGGCTCGAGTGGATTCGCCAAGGCCTATTCGCCAGCACCGAGCAGAAAGGCGCGCAGAAGCTAATGCGCACAACGGCCCTGACGCCGGCCAAGACTCCCAAAGCCACTTATGATCTCAACGTGGAGGTCAGCGCCGACGGTTCGGTCAAGGTCATACCGCCCTTGACCAATCGTCCGGCGGCGACTCCTCCGCCGGCCAAATGACCGGGGCCGGGCGGCTCATTGACTCGCAGGGGCGCGTCCTGCGCGACCTGCGGGTGAGCGTCACGGACCGGTGTAATTTCCGCTGCCTGTACTGCCTGCCGGAAACAGAGGCTGCGCGGAACTTTTACCGCGGCCACTGGGCGAATCTACCCAACCCGGCGCCGATCCTGCAGCAATGGGTCCCCAAGACCCACATTCTTGCGTTCGAGGAGATTGAGCGGGTTATCCGCCTGGCGGTCAGTCTCGGAATTCAGAAAGTCCGACTGACCGGCGGTGAACCCCTTCTGCGGCACGACGTGGAGTCCCTGGTCGGACGCGTGGCGAGGATTCCGGGCGTTGGCGACCTGGCGCTGACCACCAATGGCATGCTTTTTGCCCAGAAGGGCCCCGCGCTGCGTGAGGCCGGCCTCCGCAGAGTCAGCTTCAGTCTGGATTCACTGGTGCGCGACAACTTCAGGAAGATCACCGGCCGCGATGGTCTTGAGGAGGTCTTGGGCAGCATCAGCCTGGCCCAGGAACTGGGTCTGCGCCCGGTCAAAGTTAACGCGGTGATCATCCGCGGGCTCAACGATCATGAGATTGAAGGGCTGGCGGAATTCGCGCGGGAGCGCCAACTAAGCTTGCGCTTCATTGAGTTCATGCCGCTCGACTCCGCGCGCGCCTGGCTCAAGGAGATGGTGGTGCCCGGTCACGAGGTCCTGGCCCGCCTCCGAGCGCGGTTCGACTTGCGCCCGGTCGCGTCCGATAATCTTTCCGCGACCGCCAAGCGCTGGGCATTCCCTGATGGCCGCGGCGAGGTTGGCATCATTGCGCCGGTCAGCGAGCCCTTTTGCGGCCACTGTAATCGCATCCGACTGACCGCGGACGGCAAGGTGCGGACCTGTCTGTTCAGCGTGACGGAGCACGATTTGCGCTCTCTTTTGCGAGGCGGGGCTTCCGACGAGGAGATTGCCGACTGGCTCAAGGCTGTGGTTTGGCAGAAGGAGGCTCGGCATCACATTGGCGAGCCCGAGTTTGTGCCCCCGCCGCGGTCTATGAGCTGTATAGGCGGATAAGGAGAGCGGCGCCACATTCCTTGACCCCGTCACGCCAGCCGATTATTTACATACCAGTTATGCCGACCTATGAATACATCTGCGAGAAGTGCGGGCACCAGTTTGAGAAGTTTCAACCGATTTCGGCCGCCCCGCTGACCGTTTGCCCGGAAGACTCGTGCGCACAGAAGCGCTGGGGTAAAGGCAAGGTAAAACGCGCCATTGGCGCAGGCGCGGGCTTAATATTTAAGGGCAGCGGTTTCTATATTACCGATTACCGGAGCGACAAGTATAAGGAAGCCGCCAAGAAGGAGTCCGCCCCCGCGAGTTCCTCCAGCGGGACCGAGAAGCCTGCCTCAAACCAGGGTGGCAAGCCGGCACCGGCCAAGTCGCCGAGCAAGCAATCCAAAGCTCCCGCAGAGAAGAAGTGATGCGCTCCGGACCACCAGGCCGACGATGGGGTTCGACGGATCAGGGGCATGGTTGATGCGCTAGTTTGGAGTTGGATTTCTGACGAGGACAACTGACGGCCGCGAATGACAAAGCAGGTTCAAGCCGGACATAGGCTTGGGGCGGTGCTGGCAGCCACGGCGGCGCTAGGCCTGGGTGCTTTGCGGAGCGAAGCCAGCGCGCCGGTTTCGCCGACTGGTCTGGTTTCGGCACGGAGCCAATCCGGCCAATTCATGGTATATGCCGGGCGTTCTCCCGGTTCCATTCCACCCATCCTGGAGGTAGCGAAGAGCCAGGGTTACGTTCAGCTGGAGCCGACCCTGGTGGCGGTGTCATGCGAGCGCATTAAACAGATTCTTCTGCGCGAGCTGGATGCCACGGCGCCGTGGCGTGGAACGATTTACCTGGCGCTCTATCCCGCCCGGTCTGCCAGCGACACCATCACGATCACTGCGGAGCGGTTCACCACTGGCTGGCAATATAAGCTTGATATGCCAGATGTGGTTGAGCGCACCCGGTATGTGCGGTCAATTGTGCAAATGTTGCTGACTGAGATGGCCAATCGCAAGGCCCGGGCTCACGCTGCGGAGATCCCGCTTTGGCTCAGCGAAGGCTTCACCCAACTGCTGCTGGACTCCAGCGCCGAGGAGATCATCCTCGCCCCGCCCACGGAGAGCGCTCGCGGCGTCAGTCTTAGCGCCACTCAGAGCAACGCCCGTCGTTCAACCCTGACGGAACAAGTCCAGAAGAAGCTGCGCGGGCGCTCGCCACTGAGTTTCGATGACTTGAGCTGGCCCGCCGAAGATCAACTATCCGGCGACGCCGGCGACCTTTACTCCGGCAGCGCCCAACTGTTTGTGGGCGAACTGCTCCGCATGCCGGATGGCCGGGCCAATCTCCGCGCAATGCTCGACCGGCTGCCGCAATATCTCAACTGGCAGTTTGCCTTTTTGGAGGCCTTTCGCGTTCACTTCGGACGCGCGCTGGACGTGGAAAAGTGGTGGGCTCTGTCCCGGGCGCAAGTGAACGCGCGCGATCCGACCCAAACGTGGCCGCTGGAGGAAAGCTGGCAGAAACTGGACCAGTCCATCCACTTCGCCATCCAGGTCCGCACCGGCACCAACGAGCTGCCGCTGCACGCCAGCGTTTCGCTGCAGACGATCATCCGGGAATGGGATCCAATGCGGCAGACCCCGGCGCTCCAAGGCGTCCTGCGCGATCTGGAATTGCTTGGGCTGCGGATGGCCCCCGAGTTAATCGGTCTGGTGCAGGATTATCATGGGGTCATCGCAACCTACCTGCAGCAACGCGATCGCAGCGGGGCGGTGCTCCCCTTTGTCCGAAAGGCAAGCCGGCGCCGGGCGGCCGAGGCAGCCGTCCAACAGTTGGATGCATTGGACGCCCGTCGCCAGGCTCTGCGCCCCGCGCCTAAACCAATCGACGCCGCTTCGCCTGCCGAAACGCCTGCTACCCCTCGCTGATACCGGCCTGCAGGGTTGGCGCAGAGTCCTGCGGGGGTCTTGCAGCCTGCTGAGCTATTTCTCGGGGAAGACCATTTCCGCCACAAACGTCTCCTGGAAGCTTGCATCGTCATTCAGCGAGAGGTGCTTAATTCTGGCCAGGATATCGGGATAGGCGCCGTCTTGCTGCTCCAGCCCGAACAGCGCCAGTTTGGCTCCCAGCAGTGCCGTGTTGCCCGCTGGTCTGATTTTGTCTGCGGCGAAATCCAACAGTCCGATTCGCCGCGCGCTGTCATGATTGATATAATTGCCGAACGCCCCGGCCAGCGATACGTGCTTGAGGGCATCCTTCGTCGCGCCCCACCGATCGAGCAGGATGCGCAAGCCCGCGGCAATCGCGCCTTTGGCTAATTGTAGCTCCCGCACGTCCCATTGGCTGAGGGAAACCGACCCCGCCAGCGCGAGCGAATCGCCTTGGGTCATCCGTCCCTTGGGTGATATCCAACCCAAGTCCAGCCCTGCCGCCACCGCATCCACGAGTCCGCTTCCACAAAGCCCCCGTGGCGCAACATCGCCCAGCACATGGCAATGCAGCCGGCCTTCCTGCACGTGGACTTCCGAAATGGCGCCGGTTGCCGCCCGCATGCCCATCGAGATGCGCGCCCCTTCAAACGCCGGCCCCGCCGCCGTGGATGCGCACAGCATGCGCTCCCGGTTGCCCACCACGATCTCACCGTTCGTTCCCAAGTCAATCAACGCAGCCAACTGGTCGCCTTCGTGCAACTTCGTCGCCAGCAGACCCGCCAAGATGTCGCTGCCGACGAATCCGCCGAGGCAGGGCAGGAACCGCACTGCCGGATTCCCGGGCAAATGCCAGGCCAGTTGAGCGGCGTCGAACATCTGCAAGCCCGGCGAAACCGGCTCGAACGGGTAATGCGAAAGCGGTTCGAGGCTCACGCCGCAGAACAAATGGTGCATCACAGTATTGCCGACCAGCACCACATTTCTGACTTCATGTTCGCTGGGTGAGGCCACCATCACCAATTCGCGCGCCAGGCTGCCGATTTGCCGGCGAACCAGGTTCTGCAATATGTGCTGGCTTTGGCCGGCCACGGCAAACTCGACACGGCTCATGATATCCGCGCCGTGCCTGGCCTGCGCGTTCAGCGCGGCGCGCACGCCCAGCACGCGGCCGGTCTGCAGATCCACCAATTGTGCCACAATCGTGGTAGTGCCCAGGTCAACCGCGATGCCTAGTCCCTCCTGCGGCGTGAAGGCAAACACCGAATCGTCGGTGAGAATAGCCGCCTCCCATTGGGCCAGTTCGATCTTCAAGTCGCCTAGTGCCTGACTGCGACATGCCAGCCGCCAGCCCTCGGCCAATTCTGGTTCGGTGAGCTTCTGTCTCTCCTCTGGAGTAATCGGCAGTGTTCCGCCCAGCACCTTGATCCGGCAGCCCTTGCATTGCCCCCGTCCGCCGCACGGGAATTCGACCCCCTGTGCGAAGAGCACGTCCTGCAAGGCTGTGCCGCGTTTGACCCGCAGCACCTTGCCATGTGGCAGCAGCTCGATTTTGATGAAATCCCTCATTACGCTCTGCTAGGGCCCATTTCCCCAACCAGAGCAGCCGCCGACGTTAGTCGGCGCCGACTGGCGTTGGCGGCTGCGCCCTGTAGGCGGCGCGTGCCAAGTGTCAGGTATCCGGACAGGGCTGTCATAAATTCAGCAATGCGTGCGTTAGATTAGCTGGCGCCCAAGGCGCATTCGAGAGAATTCAAGCACTTGGCTCTTGCCCGGGCGCACCTCACTCATCGGAGCGCAGGAATAGCCGTGCCCTCCTGGGCTTCATGCATAGGCGTTGTGTGCGCAACACGGGTAACAAATTCGGGTAACAATTTGGCCTTGAAGCGGTGGGGGCGATGGGGCAGATTTGAGGCTGCCAGGGCCCATGGACTGTGGACTTACGAACCCCGCCAGGGCCGGAAGGCAGCAACGGCAGTCTGCTCCGCATCTGCCGTGGTCACCCTGGCACTTTTCGAATTCAGAAGGCAGAACGCAGCAGGCGGAGAGTCAAGACCGCCTCTGCGCTGAGCCGTCGGCTGTTGTATGAGTTATCAGGTCATCGCTCGCAAATATCGCCCACAGCGCTTCCAGGATGTCGTGGGACAGGAACACGTCACGCAGACGCTGGCCCACGCCATCGAGCAGAAGCGCATCGCGCACGCGTACCTGTTCTGCGGACCGCGCGGCACGGGCAAGACGACCATCGCCCGCATCTTCGCCAAGTGCCTCAACTGCGAGGGCGGCCCCAAGGTGGATTTCGACGACAAGGACGCTCGCTGCCAGGAGATCGCCGAGGGCCGATCGCTGGACGTGTTCGAGATCGACGGCGCCAGCAACAACGGCGTCGAGCAGGTGCGGGAGCTGCGCGAGACCTGCAAGTACGCCCCGGCCAGCTCCCGGTTCAAGATCTACATCATTGACGAAGTCCACATGCTCTCGACGGCGGCATTCAATGCGCTGCTCAAGACGCTGGAAGAACCGCCCGCGCATGTGAAGTTCATGTTCGCCACGACCGACCCGGAGAAGGTGCTGCCCACCATCCTGTCGCGCTGCCAGCGGTTTGACTTGCGGCGCATCCCGGCGGCGCTGATTGCCAAGCATCTGACGCACATCGCCGGGCTGGAGGAGGTCAAGATAGACCCAGCCGCGCTTTATGCGATAGCGCGCGGGGCCGAAGGCGCGATGCGCGACGCGGAATCGGCGCTCGACCAGCTCATCAGCTTTTGCGGTGACAAGATCGAGGAATCCGACGTGCTATCCATGTTTGGCCTGACTGCCCAGGGCCAACTGCTGGAGCTTTCCCGGGCGGTGCTGGCGGGCGAAGTTGAGACGGCCTTGCGCCAATTGAACGACCTGGCGAATCACGGCAAGGACCTGGGGCGGCTGCTGTCCGACCTGCTGAATCATTTCCGCAACCTGCTTATTTTCCAGGTCTCTCGTGGCGACCTGAAGATGCTGGAGGTTTCGGAGGCCGAGGCCGGGTCGCTCAAAGAGCAATCCGCCATGGCCAGCGCCGAGGGGCTCACGCGCATCATGGAAGTGCTGGCGGAGGCGGAGGCGGGAATGCGGGATGCCATTTCCAAGAAGATCCTGATCGAAGTTGCCCTGCTCAAGTCCATTGAGGCGCGCAGCGCGGTGAGCATTGACTCGCTTCTCAAGCAACTCCAGAACCTGCGTGGTGGCGGGGCCGGTGATGCCGCCGGCACAACGTCCCCACCGGCGACGGGCAGCTCGAAGCCTCTGCGCGCCGTTGCCCCGTCAAGTTCGCTGTCCACGCCCGCGGCTGCAAGCCAGCCGTCGGCGGACGCGCCGCCTCCGCCGGCGGGAGACCTGGAGGAGTTGTGGGCCGGCCTGGTGGAATCGGTTGGTCGCGTCAGCCCGTTTACTCGCTCCTACTTGCTTGAGGCGCACCCGGTTTCGTTCCAGCAGAACGTGTTCACCATCGGTTTCGATCCTGAATTCGAGGATCGTCTCGGGCTGGTGGACAATGCCCGCAACCACGAGTTGCTGCGGACCAAGCTGCTTGAACTGGGCCACCCCAGTGTTCAGATCAAGTTCATCAAGGCCGAGGCTCCCACGCTGGCCGCGGGACGGACAGCTCCCCCGGCCCCGGCCCCGGCTGCCGGACCTGCTCCCAAGGCTTCCGCCGCCGCCCGGACCGCCGCCGCGCCCGCCAAGGCGAAGCTCGCCTCCGTGCCGTTTAGCAAGGACGATTTCAAGGACGATCCCCTGATCCAGAAGGCGCTGGAGAAGTTCAAGGGCCAGATTGTGGATGTCCGCGCCTGAGTTTCGTCGCTACGCGATCAATCATCAACCAACAACTACAAACAACAAGACATGTCCAGCATCGGGAAACTCATGAAGCAAGCTGCGCGTATGCAGCAGCAGATGGAACAAATCCAAGCCTCGCTAGCCAGCCGCACGGTTGAAGCGACCAGTGGCGGCGGTGCCGTGAAGGTCGTGGCGAAGTGCGACGGCACGATTGCCGCGATCAAGATTGATCCGCAGGCGCTGAACCCGTCGGATGCGCCGGTGCTCGAAGACATGATTCTGACCGCGGCCAACCAGGCCCTCGAGCAGGCCAAGAAGATTTCCAGCGACGAGATGGGCAAGGCCACCGCCGGATTCAACCTGCCGGGGTTGACTGCGTAGTGAAGGTGATGGTTAAGGATTGAGAGCCCGACCCGCCGTCCCGCAACACGCAAGGAGCGACGCCTTTTCAAGTGGCTGCATTGCCTGAGCCAATCAGTTCCCTGATCGGGGCGTTGAGCAAGCTGCCCGGCATCGGGCCGCGCTCGGCGGAACGCATTGCCCTGCACCTTGTGCAGGCCGATCCCGGCGCCGCCAGGCAGCTCGCCGATGCCATTGTTCATGCCCGGGAGCAGGTCCGTTTCTGCGAGGTTTGCGGCGCACTTACCGAGCAGTCGCCCTGCGGGATCTGCGCCGACCCGCGCCGGGATGCCGCCCTGGTGTGCGTGGTCGAGCGGCCGGTGGACATTCTCAGCCTCGAGAAGTCCGGCACCTTTCACGGCCAATACCACGTGCTGGGGGGGCGCATCTCGCCGCTCGGGGGAGTGGAGCCGGGGGACTTGCGCATCGCCGAGCTGGAGCGGCGGCTGGCGCAGGGAGTGATCAAGGAAATTGTCCTGGCCCTGGGAACCGATGTGGAAGGCGACGCCACGGGTTTTTACCTGGCGAAGCAACTGGCCCGGCAGGGCTTGAAGATCACGCGCATCGCCTATGGGCTGCCCGCCGGCACGGGACTAGAATTCGCCGACGAGTTAACCCTCAGCCGCGCGTTGGAGGGGCGGAGGGAGATGACCTCGTAGAGGCCCGCCTAACCATGTGACTGATGCAACGTCCCACTCATGCACCTTCCATCTGTTGTAGTTTTTGACCTGGGCAAAGTCCTGGTGGATTTCGACTACGCCATCGCAGCGCGGCGAATCGCCGCGCGCGGCAAGATGACGCTGGCCGAGATCGCGCAGTTCATCCAGCAGTCCCCGCTGTTCCTGCAGTACGAGTCCGGCGCGGTGACTACGCAGCAGTTCTTCGATGAAATTCGCCGCGTGACCGGCTTCCTTGGCAGCCTCGCCGAGTTCAGCCAGTGCTTCGCCGACATCTTCTCTCCGATTGAGCCGATGATTCAGCTTCAAGCGGCGCTGCAGCGGCGCGGCCTCAGAGCTTACGCTTTTTCCAACACGAACGAGCTTGCGATCGAGCACATCCGCCGCACCTTCCCCTTTTACGCGAGCTTCGATGGCCACATTCTTTCCTATGAGCATGGCGCAATGAAACCCGACGCCCGGCTGTACGAAGTCCTCGAACGCCGGGCCGGCGCGCACGGCGCGGACCTGCTTTATCTGGACGACCGTCCGGAGAACGTTGCCGCGGGCGCCGCGCGCGGCTGGCAGGCCATCCTCCAGGAATCGCCAGAGAAGACCCTGGCTGCGATTCGGCAGCTCGGCCTGCTGAATCACAGTTGAGGAGGGGGCGCCTGAGCCGCGGTCAAAGAGGCAGACAAGTTACTTGAGTTGCACGGGTTGAGCAGGGCGGATAGGATCCGAGCCAATGGAGCCTGCGACCGCGAGAATTCCTGTGCGCTCACAACGCCAGGCGATGGACTGGAGCCTCGTGCTGGTCAGCCAGGGCATCGAGACCGCGATTGACCAGGCTGAGGACGGCACAGGCTGGGGTTTGGTGGTGGCCAGGCGGGAGTATGAACACGCGCTCAAGACGCTCCGCCAGTATCGCCTCGAGAATCGGGGCTGGCCATGGCAGCAGCCGGTTTTCGGGCCCGGCTTGCTGTTCGATTGGGGGAGCCTGGCCTGGGTTTTGTTGGCGTGCCTGTTCTTCTGGTTGACCCCGCGCACTGGGCTGCAATCCATCGGAGTCATGGATTGGGCCGAGGTGTCGCGCGGGCAGTGGTGGCGGCTTTTCACGGCCGTCTGGCTCCATGCTGATCTGGCTCACCTGGCCACCAATTCGGCCCTTGGACTGTTGTTGCTTGGGCTGACGATGGGGCGCTACGGGACGGGCGCGGGACTGCTGGCGGCGTATTTGGCCGGGGCCGGCGGCAACCTGCTTGCGGGATTCATCTCGCTCCAAACGCATCGAAGCCTGGGGGCATCGGGAATGGTCATG
This genomic window from Candidatus Paceibacterota bacterium contains:
- a CDS encoding YbaB/EbfC family nucleoid-associated protein, whose product is MSSIGKLMKQAARMQQQMEQIQASLASRTVEATSGGGAVKVVAKCDGTIAAIKIDPQALNPSDAPVLEDMILTAANQALEQAKKISSDEMGKATAGFNLPGLTA
- the recR gene encoding recombination mediator RecR yields the protein MAALPEPISSLIGALSKLPGIGPRSAERIALHLVQADPGAARQLADAIVHAREQVRFCEVCGALTEQSPCGICADPRRDAALVCVVERPVDILSLEKSGTFHGQYHVLGGRISPLGGVEPGDLRIAELERRLAQGVIKEIVLALGTDVEGDATGFYLAKQLARQGLKITRIAYGLPAGTGLEFADELTLSRALEGRREMTS
- a CDS encoding HAD family phosphatase, which translates into the protein MHLPSVVVFDLGKVLVDFDYAIAARRIAARGKMTLAEIAQFIQQSPLFLQYESGAVTTQQFFDEIRRVTGFLGSLAEFSQCFADIFSPIEPMIQLQAALQRRGLRAYAFSNTNELAIEHIRRTFPFYASFDGHILSYEHGAMKPDARLYEVLERRAGAHGADLLYLDDRPENVAAGAARGWQAILQESPEKTLAAIRQLGLLNHS
- a CDS encoding rhomboid family intramembrane serine protease; protein product: MRSQRQAMDWSLVLVSQGIETAIDQAEDGTGWGLVVARREYEHALKTLRQYRLENRGWPWQQPVFGPGLLFDWGSLAWVLLACLFFWLTPRTGLQSIGVMDWAEVSRGQWWRLFTAVWLHADLAHLATNSALGLLLLGLTMGRYGTGAGLLAAYLAGAGGNLLAGFISLQTHRSLGASGMVMGSLGLLAVQSFSVWRQTFHAWKFALGGICGGVMLFVLLALTPGTDVMAHLGGFVCGLLLGALLNLCPSVAQKSNANLVGGLAFALLIIVPWWLALRGGTL